From Pseudomonadota bacterium:
ATGAAGTCTTCAGAATTGGAACCGTTAATTGATGAAATTATTGTTGACACGAAAGCATGGATTAGGGATAATGTGAAATGATGTGTAACTAACCAAAATAATAAGGCAAAGCAGACTTTGTTACGTATAGCACCTACAATTCAAGTTGATTTATGAAATCTGTACAAGTGTGCCACTCCCCCAGAAACATACGTTTTTGCTTACCAATTAATCCCCCCTTTTCCGAGAAAGTCCTGCATTTCTTCATCGCCTAATCGTGCTGCAATCTTATAATTTTCAATCGCGAGCTGGTAGTTGCCAAGTTCATGATAAGCAAGCCCACGACTGTGATAAGAATATGCATCTTTAGGGTTTAGTTCTATTGCCCTATCGTAATCCCTGATTGCCTGCTGGTGTTTGCCAAGATTACCATAAGCAATCCCTCTAAAGTTGTATGCCATTGCATATTTAGGGTCGATTTCTATTGCCTTGCTGTAATCACTAATTGCCTGCTGGTAGTTGCCAAGCTCATAGTAGGCAATCCCACGACTGTAATAATACAATTCATCTTTAGGGTTTAGTTCTATTGCCCTATTGTAATCCCTGATTGCCTGCTGGTGTTTGCCAAGTTTATTATAAGCAATCCCACGATTGTAATAATAAAATCCATCTTTAGGGTCTATTTCCACTGCTTTGTCATAATCTTTGATTGCCTGCTGGTAGTTGCCAAGGTCATAATAAGCAATCCCACGACTGTAATAAGCAGATACATCTTTAGGGTTTATTTCTATTGCCTTGTCGTAATCCTTTAGCGCCTGCTGGTGGTTGCGAAGTTTATCATAAGCATTCCCACGACTGTAATAAGCAGATGCATCTTTAGGGTCTATTTCTATTGCCTTATCGTAATCTTTGATTGCCTGCTGGTAGTTGCCAAGTTTATCATAAGCACGCCCACGACCATGATAATAAAATCCATCTTTAGGGTTTATTTCCACTGCTTTGTCATAATTTTTGATTGCCTGCTGGTAGTTGCCAAGTTTATCATAAGCATGCCCACGCTTGGAATAAGCCCTTGCATATTCAGGGTTTATTTCTATTGCCTTGTCGCAATCCCTGATTGCCTGCTGGTAGTTGCCAAGGTCATAATAAGCAGTCCCTCTGAGGAAGTACACCGCTTCTTTCTGAGGATTCAGTTCTATGGCTTTATCATAATCCCTGATTGCCTGCTGGTAGTTGCCAAGGCTCCAATAAGTAATCCCACGTTCGTAATAAGCAATTACAATTAAATCTTTAGGGCCTATTTCGATTACCTTGCTGTAATCCCTGATTGCCTGCTGGTAATTGCCAAGGCTCCAATAAGTAATCCCACGAACGGTATAGGCTGCTGCATACTTGGGATTCAGTTTTATTGCCTTGCTGTAATCCGTAATTGCCTGTTGGTAGTTGCGAAGTTCATCATAAACAAACCCGCGATTGATATAAGCCTCTGCATATTTAGGATTTAGTTCTATTGCTCTACCATAAGCGTTTATTGCCTCATTGTAATTCCCGGATTGTTCAAATGCTTTTCCCTTTTCTAACCATTCTATTGCTGATAGCTCCTTTATTCCCTTGGCATATTCTTTCTGCTTCCTTTTTTTTACTGCACCTTGTGCTGTTTTAAGCTCTACTTTCAACCGCTCGTTTTCTCTAAGTAGTGCATCTGCTCTTTTCCGTGTATCTTCTAATTCTTTTGTCTTTTCTCTGTCTTGACGGAGTTTGTCAATTGACTGAATGACTGATGCAGGGTCTGCTGATATCTTTGCCTTAAGCCAGTAAACTTTGCCGTCCCATTTTTCATCAACTATTTCAGTCCTCACGATACCTGCTGTCAGTGTCGTAATTTGGTCTTTGGTAAGATGGAAGTTCTGTACTTCTGTTATGCTTTCAAGGTATGTTCCCAGTTCTTCGAGGAGAAGTCTTTTAACCTCTCTGAGGGCGATGGTTCTGCTTGAGTTTTTGCTGTCTTCATCACCTGCCTGATAGACATAGTCTTTTACAAAGGTCTTTATTTCAGCAAGGGCATAACTTGTAACCATCAGCAGTAAAAATATAATTATTAAGCTTGCGCGCCAAAGGAAGCCAGTTCCTGCAATATAATATTTATTTTTGATCTCCATGATCCTCTTCTTAATTCTCCTGTAATCTTAAATTATTTGCAAGGGAAAATAAATTACTTAATACCACTTGTAACATTCTAGATTAAAAGAATATAACAAAAACAACATTTCAGGAAGCAAGGTTATACTTCAACAAAAACGACAAAGTATCAAATTTAGGAAGAAACTTAGTTCACAAGAAGTAAACATTCATTGGTGTGCGGTCAGATATAAATAATATGGGGGGTATAGTGATTTTAAACAACTCTGTTGCCCACAGAAAGGAACGCTGCTCGGCATTCTCTCAACATATTAATTCTCTGCTGTGCATTCAAGAAAGCCGCTGGTTGTGGAATTGTTGAGTATCTATCCCCGACTAACTGGTGTACTTTTGAGAGGAGTACATCCTTTACCATACTGCCAATAATCACAATATGGGCAGGGTGAGACTGGGCAATTACCTCACCTATATAATAGTTCCAGCAGCACTCTATAATCTTCGTATAAATATCTTGTATAGGTTTATATTTATCATCTATTCCAATAATACTTGCGTCTACAAGCCATATTCCTTCTTGTTGCATCTTCTTCAGGAGGCCAATCTTGTTGTTCATCCGTTGTAAGAAATTTCTTGTCTTGGTTTTTTGAACTGGGAAAAAATCTCCGTGGGAAGTTATATCATTAAGACAGGAATAAAATATCTTCCAATAATCTTTGGTGCCGGGGTTTAACGTAGGAGTATTGACAAGGAGCTCCTTTTCTCCGTATCCAAGGCAATATACGAATTGGACAAAGTTGTTAGGGTATGAAGAGAGGTCAAACCTTGACAGATCAAGCCTACATTGAAAATCAATATCAGTAGTATATCTGTGAGATTCTGCAAGAAGAATAAGCTTGACTTGTTTCGGGGGACGCCAGTATCGTCGATATTCTTCCACCATCTGAACGACTGCGAAAGACTCAATCTCTTTTCCTACTATGTTTTTCAGCCGCCCATAGCAATCCTTCACAAATATTTAACCCCTATGCCTCACTCTTTTCCCATATTTTCCTGCAATTTTAAATATTTTACAAGGGAAACTATTGATTGCAAGCTGCTATGCATACCAAAATATATTGATCCCTTGAAAATGGAAATAAAATTATCTTTGAAGTTGAGGATTCCCATTTGAAAGTTGCCATCAAACCTAAAAGGCTGTCTGTGTTGATTTCAGGAAGAAGCTTTGCATCTCAGGAAAAAGCCACGCAGTGTGCATTTCGTGAAGAAGTGGTATATTTAAGGCAGAAACCGCGCAGCGCGCATTTCAGGGGGTAATCGATTATTGGGACATGTTTTCGACAATCTGGTTTATTTTGATGGCAGCCAATGATTTAGGGAAAAGTTGAACGAGTGCTGTTTGTTTCATAATTGACCGGGAGACAACCTCATCATAGGGTATACTGCCAAGGTGATACAAAGAAAGGTTAAGAAATTTCCGACATATGGAATCGATATGATTAAAGACCTTAAGTCCCTCAGCATCATCACGGACGGAATTTACAATAATTTCGAAAGTCTCTTTCCCGAACATCTGATGAATTATTTTCATCATGGCATATGCATCGGTAATGCTTGTAAGATCCCTGCTCACAACAACAAAGTTACGGGATGCAATAAGATTGAAGTGGAGCACCGTGTCGGAAACGCCGGCGCCGATATCAAGAAAAACATAATCGTATCCCTGGGAAATACGCGCTATTAGATTCTTCAGTTTTTCAATATCTTCATGGAGCAGATTGACCATTTCCCTTGCGCCGGAACTTGCCGGGATAAAATCAAACCCTGCTTTTGTCCGTATTAATACATCCTGAGCATCGGCATCTTTAAAAATGATGTCCTTTAGATTACTTTTCGGATTTATCCCGAGCATAATATCGATATTTGCCAGACCCAGATCACAGTCTATAACCAGAACCTTTTTGCCCTTTTCTACTAATGATGCAGCAAGGTTTATGGTAATGCATGTCTTTCCCACCCCGCCTTTTCCGCTCGATATGGATATGATTACAGGACTTTTATCGGACACTGATTTCCCTCCGGGGAGTTACTTTATTCATCATAGCGTATTAACAGGGCTTCTTTCTCATCGAGACTTAATTCATTATCCTGAGAAATGGATTTTTCTATTTTTTCATCAACACAGATCCGGTTCTTCCCCTCTTTTTTTGCCTTATACATTGCAAGGTCTGCGGCATGAATAAAATCATTTATGTCATAGGAAGAGAAGGTATTATACTCTGAGATGCCGATGCTCAAAGAGATCGCAGGGTCAGTCTTCTGCAGCATCTTTGATAATGCATTGTTAAACCGTTGGCCTATTACAACGGCAGCGGAAGCCGCTGTAGCCGGCATGATAACGGCAAACTCATCCCCTCCGTAACGGTATATCAAATCTGTTGTCCTGGCGCTTGCATGCATGATTTTACCGAATTCCGTGAGGAACCTGTCCCCTTCAAGATGCCCCAGAGTATCGTTGAGAAGTTTAAAATTATCAAGATCGATCATCATAAGGGTACAGGAATGACCTGTACGTTTTGTTCTTGCCATTTCAACTTCCATCTGCATACGGAAAAATCTGCTGTTAAAAAGACCGGTAAGATCATCCAACAGTGCGAGGGAACGCAGTTTAATATTCTCTTCATGGAGTTCACTGATCTTCCTGAGGAGATCGTCTTCCATGGGGAGAACAATGTGGGGAGTTTCTTTGAGTATATTTTCATCGACAGGTGTTAAG
This genomic window contains:
- a CDS encoding tetratricopeptide repeat protein, whose product is MEIKNKYYIAGTGFLWRASLIIIFLLLMVTSYALAEIKTFVKDYVYQAGDEDSKNSSRTIALREVKRLLLEELGTYLESITEVQNFHLTKDQITTLTAGIVRTEIVDEKWDGKVYWLKAKISADPASVIQSIDKLRQDREKTKELEDTRKRADALLRENERLKVELKTAQGAVKKRKQKEYAKGIKELSAIEWLEKGKAFEQSGNYNEAINAYGRAIELNPKYAEAYINRGFVYDELRNYQQAITDYSKAIKLNPKYAAAYTVRGITYWSLGNYQQAIRDYSKVIEIGPKDLIVIAYYERGITYWSLGNYQQAIRDYDKAIELNPQKEAVYFLRGTAYYDLGNYQQAIRDCDKAIEINPEYARAYSKRGHAYDKLGNYQQAIKNYDKAVEINPKDGFYYHGRGRAYDKLGNYQQAIKDYDKAIEIDPKDASAYYSRGNAYDKLRNHQQALKDYDKAIEINPKDVSAYYSRGIAYYDLGNYQQAIKDYDKAVEIDPKDGFYYYNRGIAYNKLGKHQQAIRDYNRAIELNPKDELYYYSRGIAYYELGNYQQAISDYSKAIEIDPKYAMAYNFRGIAYGNLGKHQQAIRDYDRAIELNPKDAYSYHSRGLAYHELGNYQLAIENYKIAARLGDEEMQDFLGKGGINW
- a CDS encoding MinD/ParA family protein, whose product is MSDKSPVIISISSGKGGVGKTCITINLAASLVEKGKKVLVIDCDLGLANIDIMLGINPKSNLKDIIFKDADAQDVLIRTKAGFDFIPASSGAREMVNLLHEDIEKLKNLIARISQGYDYVFLDIGAGVSDTVLHFNLIASRNFVVVSRDLTSITDAYAMMKIIHQMFGKETFEIIVNSVRDDAEGLKVFNHIDSICRKFLNLSLYHLGSIPYDEVVSRSIMKQTALVQLFPKSLAAIKINQIVENMSQ
- a CDS encoding GGDEF domain-containing protein yields the protein MNVSHKNNHNLPSGDEKKTLQGFLKENEKTSNLFTEGDNKKPVTVIVLCDSLTPVDENILKETPHIVLPMEDDLLRKISELHEENIKLRSLALLDDLTGLFNSRFFRMQMEVEMARTKRTGHSCTLMMIDLDNFKLLNDTLGHLEGDRFLTEFGKIMHASARTTDLIYRYGGDEFAVIMPATAASAAVVIGQRFNNALSKMLQKTDPAISLSIGISEYNTFSSYDINDFIHAADLAMYKAKKEGKNRICVDEKIEKSISQDNELSLDEKEALLIRYDE